In a genomic window of [Empedobacter] haloabium:
- a CDS encoding flavin monoamine oxidase family protein — MESGTVGSVTRRGFLYRAAAVGGTGLLLNAMNAWGMGIASTTATPPVLSGSGKGKSVVILGAGLAGLTAAYELNKLGYRVQVLEARAFAGGRCQTARKGFELTELGGETQRCAFDDGQYINHGPWRIPLHHQSTLHYTRLFEVPLEVMVNDNDHAFVYLENGGPLAKQRLRPAQVKADLRGHVAELLAKSVQDHLLDKQLSVDDQRALLDYLAHEGQLSAGDLRYKGRTGRGFAVNPGAGMNPGPGTPSDPLGFSELLAAGVGKVYSAVQDYPMQNTMFQPVGGMDQIPKAFEKRVGRFIRYHAEVQAIRHGERSVMVTFKDSASGKAQTVAADYCLCTLPLSVLRMVDTDFSEKFKGAIKAVAYAPVGKIGLQMKRRFWEEDDHIYGGHVLTDIPGINTISLPSSGWQKKKGVLLGYYNYQTAAIETSALSPAERAEFALAAGEKIFPAYRESFDSAFSVAWHRVQYNLGGWAEWTDASRKAAYPLLLEGEGRVLLAGEHLSYLTGWQAGAIESAWQQLVRLHERASA; from the coding sequence ATGGAAAGTGGAACGGTGGGATCGGTGACGCGGCGCGGCTTCCTGTACCGTGCCGCCGCGGTCGGTGGCACGGGGCTGCTGCTGAACGCGATGAATGCATGGGGCATGGGCATCGCCTCGACGACGGCGACGCCGCCGGTACTGAGCGGCAGCGGCAAGGGCAAGTCCGTCGTCATCCTGGGCGCCGGACTGGCGGGACTGACGGCCGCCTATGAATTGAACAAGCTGGGCTACCGCGTGCAGGTGCTGGAGGCGCGCGCCTTTGCCGGCGGGCGTTGCCAGACGGCGCGCAAGGGCTTCGAGCTGACCGAGCTGGGTGGCGAAACGCAGCGCTGCGCGTTCGACGACGGCCAGTACATCAACCACGGCCCGTGGCGCATCCCGCTGCACCACCAGTCCACGCTGCACTACACGCGCCTGTTCGAGGTGCCGCTCGAGGTGATGGTGAACGATAACGACCACGCCTTCGTCTACCTGGAGAACGGCGGTCCGCTGGCGAAGCAGCGCCTGCGTCCCGCCCAGGTCAAGGCGGACCTGCGCGGCCACGTTGCCGAGCTGCTGGCCAAGTCGGTGCAGGACCACCTGCTCGACAAGCAGCTGTCGGTGGACGACCAGCGCGCGCTGCTGGACTACCTGGCGCACGAGGGACAGCTGAGCGCTGGCGACCTGCGCTACAAGGGCCGCACGGGGCGCGGTTTCGCCGTCAATCCCGGCGCCGGCATGAACCCCGGGCCGGGCACGCCATCCGACCCGCTGGGCTTTTCCGAGCTGCTGGCGGCGGGCGTCGGCAAGGTGTACAGCGCGGTGCAGGACTACCCGATGCAGAACACGATGTTCCAGCCGGTGGGCGGCATGGACCAGATTCCCAAGGCGTTCGAGAAGCGGGTCGGCCGCTTCATCCGCTACCACGCCGAGGTGCAGGCGATCCGCCATGGCGAAAGGAGCGTCATGGTGACGTTCAAGGACAGCGCCAGCGGCAAGGCGCAAACGGTGGCGGCCGACTACTGCCTGTGCACGCTGCCGCTGTCGGTGCTGCGCATGGTCGATACCGATTTTTCCGAGAAGTTCAAGGGCGCCATCAAGGCGGTCGCCTATGCCCCCGTCGGCAAGATCGGCCTGCAGATGAAGCGTCGTTTCTGGGAAGAGGACGACCATATCTACGGCGGCCACGTGCTGACCGACATCCCGGGCATCAACACGATCTCGCTGCCGTCGTCCGGCTGGCAGAAGAAGAAGGGCGTGCTGCTGGGGTATTACAACTATCAGACGGCGGCCATCGAAACCAGCGCGCTCAGCCCCGCCGAGCGGGCCGAATTCGCGCTGGCGGCCGGCGAGAAGATCTTCCCGGCCTACCGCGAGTCGTTCGACAGCGCGTTCTCGGTCGCCTGGCATCGGGTGCAGTACAACCTGGGCGGCTGGGCCGAGTGGACCGACGCAAGCCGCAAGGCCGCTTATCCGCTGCTGCTGGAAGGGGAGGGCCGGGTGCTGCTGGCCGGCGAACACCTGAGCTACCTGACGGGCTGGCAGGCCGGCGCCATCGAATCGGCCTGGCAGCAGCTGGTGCGCCTGCATGAAAGGGCCAGCGCATGA